A window of Apium graveolens cultivar Ventura chromosome 8, ASM990537v1, whole genome shotgun sequence contains these coding sequences:
- the LOC141680326 gene encoding uncharacterized protein LOC141680326, producing MVLNDTNDAVVAKAETTEEDQSKRSCMMFRPTGNANSTLLINVHLGKNVSFWRTTGLYEGCLLAQYSSNIVDLSDVFNVIDWESLVILPRYVAFQNTNKFLKSRTHKRREYLQFDLNKVDENPILSTKIEVSQVSPFSYS from the coding sequence AAACCACTGAGGAAGACCAATCTAAGCGTTCATGTATGATGTTCAGGCCTACTGGAAATGCTAATAGCACCCTGCTTATCAATGTTCATCTTGGGAAGAATGTGTCCTTCTGGAGAACTACTGGACTCTATGAGGGATGCTTACTGGCACAGTACAGCTCAAATATTGTGGACCTCTCTGATGTATTCAATGTAATTGATTGGGAGTCGCTGGTGATACTTCCAAGATATGTGGCTTTCCAGAATACAAATAAATTTCTCAAATCCAGAACTCACAAAAGACGTGAATATCTTCAGTTTGATCTAAATAAGGTGGATGAGAATCCAATTTTGTCGACAAAAATTGAAGTttctcaagtctctcccttctcttatagctAA